A DNA window from Amycolatopsis sp. DSM 110486 contains the following coding sequences:
- a CDS encoding FAD-binding oxidoreductase, which translates to MRVIVIGGGIAGAATAYHLVSSGADVVVVDAGLPGVATEAGAGIVSPWTSRWDSAIYPLAAAAGAYYPELAAALREQGQDPSFEVVGGMVVSADPGELDEAYERLVERVADAPEAGEVRRLDPAQARELFPPLAPELSAVHLSGAGRVDGRVMRAALVAAAEQRGARFVSAEATLLSGARVQAGDEELTGDAVVLAAGAWSAALAEPLGIAVPVAPQRGQISHFDLPETDTSAWPVVLPRSSHYLLSFAGGRVVAGATRETDSGFDYRVTAAGQREVLDQALAVAPGLADATLAETRVGFRPATPDTLPLLGQAAPGLFLATGFGPAGLTLAPYAGKLIAALVLGEDLPADLLTACSPSRFS; encoded by the coding sequence ATGCGCGTGATCGTGATCGGCGGCGGGATCGCCGGAGCAGCCACTGCCTACCACCTCGTGAGCAGCGGGGCCGACGTCGTGGTGGTGGACGCCGGGCTGCCCGGCGTCGCGACGGAGGCCGGCGCGGGGATCGTGAGCCCCTGGACCTCGCGGTGGGACAGCGCGATCTACCCGCTCGCGGCCGCCGCCGGGGCGTACTACCCGGAGCTGGCGGCGGCGTTGCGCGAGCAGGGGCAGGACCCGTCGTTCGAGGTCGTCGGCGGGATGGTCGTCTCGGCGGACCCGGGCGAGCTGGACGAGGCCTACGAGCGGCTGGTCGAGCGGGTCGCGGACGCACCCGAGGCGGGCGAGGTGCGGCGGCTGGATCCGGCGCAGGCGCGCGAGCTGTTCCCGCCGCTGGCGCCGGAGCTGTCCGCCGTGCACTTGTCGGGCGCGGGCCGCGTCGACGGCCGGGTGATGCGGGCGGCGCTCGTGGCCGCCGCGGAGCAGCGGGGCGCACGGTTCGTGTCAGCGGAGGCAACGCTCCTGTCCGGCGCCCGCGTGCAAGCGGGCGACGAGGAGCTGACCGGCGACGCCGTGGTGCTCGCCGCGGGCGCGTGGTCGGCCGCGCTGGCCGAGCCGCTCGGGATCGCGGTGCCGGTGGCGCCGCAACGCGGGCAGATCAGCCACTTCGACCTGCCGGAAACGGACACGTCGGCCTGGCCCGTGGTGCTGCCGCGGTCGAGCCACTACCTGCTGTCGTTCGCGGGCGGCCGCGTCGTGGCGGGCGCGACACGCGAGACGGACTCCGGCTTCGACTACCGCGTCACGGCCGCCGGCCAGCGCGAAGTGCTCGACCAGGCGCTGGCCGTCGCGCCGGGCCTGGCCGACGCGACGCTCGCCGAGACCCGCGTCGGCTTCCGGCCCGCGACGCCGGACACGCTGCCGTTGCTGGGCCAGGCCGCGCCGGGGTTGTTCCTGGCCACGGGCTTCGGGCCGGCCGGGCTGACGCTGGCGCCGTACGCGGGCAAGCTCATCGCCGCACTCGTCCTCGGCGAAGACCTGCCGGCGGACCTGCTGACGGCGTGCTCGCCTTCGCGGTTCAGCTGA
- the yaaA gene encoding peroxide stress protein YaaA, whose protein sequence is MLVLLPPSETKADGGKGAPLDLETLSFPELNPVRAKLADALVELAQDVPASLAALGISERQSHEVARNGSLWTSPTLPALRRYTGVLYDALDIGSFTRAGLEKAHRRLAVTSSLFGVVSATDPIPAYRLSGGNSVPALGTVRSLWKPALEPVLQDIEGLIVDLRSGTYSAFAKLRPGAVTVRVVTEDAAGNRTTVSHFNKAYKGRLAAVLATTRTEPSTVDELVKVITKAGLTVERAGDHALELLTDD, encoded by the coding sequence GTGCTGGTGCTCCTCCCTCCCTCCGAGACGAAGGCCGACGGCGGCAAGGGTGCGCCGCTCGACCTCGAGACGCTGTCCTTCCCCGAGCTCAACCCCGTGCGGGCCAAGCTCGCGGACGCGCTGGTCGAACTCGCGCAAGACGTCCCCGCGAGCCTTGCCGCGCTTGGCATCTCCGAGCGCCAGAGCCACGAGGTCGCGCGGAACGGGAGCCTCTGGACCTCGCCGACGCTGCCCGCGCTGCGCCGCTACACCGGGGTGCTCTACGACGCCCTCGACATCGGCAGCTTCACCCGCGCCGGCCTGGAGAAGGCCCACCGCCGCCTGGCCGTCACGTCTTCGCTGTTCGGGGTGGTCTCGGCCACCGACCCGATCCCCGCGTACCGCCTCTCGGGTGGCAACAGCGTGCCCGCGCTCGGCACCGTGCGCAGCCTGTGGAAGCCCGCGCTGGAGCCGGTGCTGCAGGACATCGAGGGGCTCATCGTCGACCTGCGCTCGGGCACGTACTCGGCGTTCGCGAAGCTGCGCCCCGGCGCGGTGACCGTGCGCGTGGTCACGGAGGACGCCGCCGGCAACCGCACCACCGTGAGCCACTTCAACAAGGCCTACAAGGGCCGGCTCGCCGCGGTGCTCGCGACCACGCGCACCGAACCGTCCACTGTGGACGAGCTGGTGAAGGTGATCACCAAGGCCGGCCTCACGGTGGAGCGCGCCGGCGACCACGCCCTGGAACTGCTGACCGACGACTGA
- a CDS encoding GNAT family N-acetyltransferase, whose amino-acid sequence MELTWRPLTLGDAEQLATVFAAAEELDRTGEHYTAADLREEMQGPDLDLALASTGAWAGGRLVSYAAIRRRDAADPVHMPRVEAMTHPEFRTADVAAHLTTWFLDAGKRVHERAFPDAPLELHAGAHENEHWYLDALARAGFRHARSFVEMRADLRALPPARPLPAEYEVVAFDERYDDLTRVARNATFAGHWGSAELSAEAWRHRITGAKDFRGDLSFLLLTPEHDAVVGFVLSAFHPADFAGTGVRELYVDYVGTLSELRGRGVATALLGHTLAHARDAGFERSALSVDTDNAHSAVGIYERCGYEVADTYYGYVLSI is encoded by the coding sequence ATGGAGCTCACCTGGCGCCCGCTCACCCTCGGCGACGCGGAGCAGCTCGCGACCGTGTTCGCGGCCGCCGAGGAGCTGGACCGCACCGGCGAGCACTACACCGCCGCCGACCTGCGCGAGGAGATGCAAGGACCCGACCTCGACCTCGCGCTCGCCAGCACCGGCGCGTGGGCCGGCGGCCGCCTGGTGAGCTACGCGGCCATCCGCCGCCGCGACGCCGCCGACCCGGTGCACATGCCGCGCGTCGAGGCGATGACGCACCCCGAGTTCCGCACGGCCGACGTCGCCGCGCACCTCACCACGTGGTTCCTCGACGCCGGCAAGCGCGTGCACGAGCGCGCCTTCCCCGACGCGCCGCTGGAGCTGCACGCGGGCGCGCACGAGAACGAGCACTGGTACCTCGACGCGCTGGCGCGGGCCGGGTTCCGGCACGCGCGGTCGTTCGTCGAGATGCGCGCCGACCTGCGTGCGTTGCCGCCCGCTCGGCCGCTCCCGGCCGAGTACGAGGTGGTCGCGTTCGACGAGCGCTACGACGACCTCACCCGCGTGGCCCGCAACGCGACCTTCGCCGGCCACTGGGGCAGCGCCGAGCTGTCGGCCGAAGCCTGGCGCCACCGCATCACAGGGGCGAAGGACTTCCGCGGCGACCTGTCGTTCCTGCTCCTGACCCCTGAGCACGACGCCGTGGTCGGGTTCGTGCTCAGCGCGTTCCACCCGGCCGACTTCGCGGGGACCGGCGTGCGCGAGCTGTACGTGGACTACGTCGGCACCCTGTCGGAGCTGCGCGGCCGCGGCGTGGCGACGGCGCTGCTGGGCCACACGCTGGCCCACGCCCGCGACGCCGGGTTCGAGCGCTCGGCTCTGTCCGTGGACACCGACAACGCCCACAGCGCCGTCGGCATCTACGAACGGTGCGGCTACGAGGTCGCCGACACCTACTACGGCTACGTGCTCTCGATCTGA
- a CDS encoding 2-hydroxyacid dehydrogenase, with translation MSARVLLPWTDIELPEGLAAAYYDGVNLPGGDLSGVEFYVLPYDAGSEPPKLIGKLPSLRAVQALSAGVEALVPLVPEGVVLANGRGLHDLSVAEHALALIHAAQRDLPRWFAQQATGSWEREHTRSLADSRVLLVGYGSIGHAIERQLLAAEAVVTRVASRAREGVHGIAELPELLPSADIVVLILPETEATKGLMGARELALLPEGALVVNVGRGSAIDTAALLAETTTGRLRAALDVVDPEPLPADHPLWRVPGVVITPHVAGGSASFYPRAKKLVAEQLRRFVAGEPLLNVVE, from the coding sequence ATGAGCGCGCGAGTTCTCCTGCCCTGGACCGACATCGAGCTGCCCGAGGGGCTGGCCGCCGCGTACTACGACGGCGTGAACCTGCCCGGCGGCGACCTGTCCGGCGTGGAGTTCTACGTGCTGCCCTACGACGCGGGGAGCGAGCCGCCGAAGCTGATCGGGAAGCTGCCTTCGCTGCGCGCGGTGCAGGCGCTGTCGGCCGGGGTCGAGGCGCTTGTGCCGCTGGTGCCCGAGGGCGTCGTGCTGGCCAACGGCCGGGGTCTGCACGACCTCAGCGTGGCCGAGCACGCGCTGGCGCTGATCCACGCGGCTCAGCGGGACCTGCCGCGGTGGTTCGCGCAGCAGGCCACCGGGTCGTGGGAGCGCGAGCACACGCGTTCGCTCGCCGACAGCCGCGTGCTGCTCGTGGGCTACGGCTCCATCGGCCACGCGATCGAGCGGCAGCTGCTGGCCGCGGAGGCAGTGGTCACGCGGGTGGCGAGCCGCGCGCGTGAAGGCGTGCACGGGATCGCCGAGCTGCCCGAGCTGCTGCCATCGGCCGACATCGTGGTCTTGATCCTGCCCGAAACCGAGGCCACGAAGGGGTTGATGGGTGCCAGGGAGCTCGCGTTGCTGCCCGAGGGCGCGCTGGTCGTGAACGTCGGGCGCGGCTCCGCGATCGACACCGCCGCGCTGCTCGCCGAAACGACCACCGGCCGGTTGCGGGCCGCCCTCGACGTCGTGGACCCCGAGCCGCTGCCGGCCGACCATCCACTGTGGAGGGTTCCGGGCGTGGTGATCACGCCGCACGTCGCCGGCGGTTCGGCGTCGTTCTACCCGCGCGCCAAGAAACTCGTGGCCGAGCAGCTGCGCCGCTTCGTGGCCGGGGAACCCCTGCTCAACGTCGTCGAATAG
- a CDS encoding VOC family protein — protein sequence MGLELSMITIDCADPRVLTDFWTQALGVAVEADYGPFVMLARPGGDGPALAFQQVPEPRTVKNRVHIDFSAPDREAEVKRLVGLGASEQERHAQPGIEWTVLADPEGNVFCVAQAGAH from the coding sequence ATGGGACTCGAACTGAGCATGATCACCATCGACTGCGCGGACCCCCGGGTCCTCACGGACTTCTGGACGCAGGCGCTCGGCGTCGCGGTCGAAGCGGACTACGGACCGTTCGTGATGCTCGCGCGCCCTGGTGGCGACGGGCCCGCGCTGGCCTTCCAGCAGGTCCCGGAGCCGCGCACGGTCAAGAACCGCGTGCACATCGACTTCTCCGCGCCCGACCGAGAGGCGGAGGTGAAACGCCTGGTCGGGCTGGGTGCGAGCGAGCAGGAGCGGCACGCGCAGCCGGGCATCGAGTGGACGGTGCTGGCCGATCCGGAGGGCAACGTGTTCTGCGTGGCACAGGCGGGCGCGCACTGA
- a CDS encoding proline--tRNA ligase: MITRMSSLFLRTLREDPADAEVPSHRLLVRAGYVRRVAPGGYSWLPLGLRVLRRVENVVREEMNAIGAQEIQFPALLPREPYEATGRWTEYGDNLFRLKDRRGADYLLGPTHEELFALTVKGEFSSYKDYPVTLYQIQTKYRDEARPRAGILRGREFVMKDSYSFDLDDEGLERSYQAHRDAYTKLFDRLGLEYVVVAATSGAMGGSASEEFLAVAETGEDTYVRSTESGYAANVEAVVTPAPAERPIEGLPAAQVHATPNTPTIESLVAFFNAAGLGREFTAADTLKNVMLKIRQPGAKEWELMGVGLPGDREVDMKRLEASLEPAEVELLEEADFAKNPFLVKGYIGPKALKENGVRYLVDPRVVTGTAWLTGADQDGHHVLDLVAGRDFTPDGTIEAAEVREGDASPDGHGTLVAARGIEIGHIFQLGRKYTNAFELDALGPDSKPIRITMGSYGVGVSRLVAVLAEQNHDTSGLVWPREVSPYDVHVVVAGKDETIAAGAEKLVAELDAAGVDVLFDDRKATPGVKFADAELVGVPTILVVGRGLANGLVEVKDRRTGEREEIPVDSVVGHLVKLVRS; encoded by the coding sequence GTGATCACCAGGATGTCGTCGTTGTTCCTCCGCACCCTGCGCGAGGATCCGGCGGACGCCGAGGTACCCAGCCACCGGCTGCTGGTGCGCGCCGGCTACGTCCGCCGGGTCGCCCCGGGTGGTTACTCGTGGCTTCCGCTGGGCCTGCGGGTGCTCCGCCGTGTCGAGAACGTCGTGCGTGAAGAGATGAACGCGATCGGCGCGCAGGAGATCCAGTTCCCCGCGCTGCTGCCGCGCGAGCCCTACGAGGCCACCGGCCGCTGGACCGAGTACGGCGACAACCTCTTCCGCCTCAAGGACCGCCGCGGCGCCGACTACCTGCTCGGCCCGACGCACGAGGAGCTGTTCGCGCTCACCGTGAAGGGCGAGTTCAGCTCGTACAAGGACTACCCGGTCACGCTGTACCAGATCCAGACGAAGTACCGCGACGAAGCGCGCCCCCGCGCCGGCATCCTGCGCGGCCGCGAGTTCGTGATGAAGGACTCCTACTCCTTCGACCTCGACGACGAGGGCCTGGAGCGCTCCTACCAGGCGCACCGCGACGCCTACACCAAGCTCTTCGACCGCCTCGGCCTCGAGTACGTGGTGGTCGCCGCGACGTCGGGCGCCATGGGCGGTTCGGCGTCGGAGGAGTTCCTCGCCGTCGCCGAGACGGGTGAGGACACGTACGTGCGCAGCACGGAGTCCGGCTACGCGGCCAACGTCGAGGCCGTGGTCACGCCCGCGCCGGCCGAGCGCCCGATCGAGGGCCTGCCCGCCGCGCAGGTGCACGCCACGCCGAACACGCCGACCATCGAGTCGCTCGTGGCGTTCTTCAACGCCGCCGGCCTCGGCCGCGAGTTCACCGCGGCCGACACGCTCAAGAACGTGATGCTGAAGATCCGCCAGCCGGGCGCGAAGGAGTGGGAGCTCATGGGCGTCGGCCTGCCGGGCGACCGCGAGGTCGACATGAAGCGCCTCGAAGCGTCACTCGAGCCCGCCGAGGTCGAGCTGCTGGAGGAGGCGGACTTCGCGAAGAACCCGTTCCTCGTCAAGGGCTACATCGGCCCGAAGGCACTCAAGGAGAACGGCGTCCGCTACCTCGTCGACCCGCGCGTGGTCACCGGCACCGCGTGGCTGACCGGCGCCGACCAGGACGGCCACCACGTGCTCGACCTCGTGGCGGGCCGCGACTTCACGCCCGACGGCACGATCGAGGCGGCCGAGGTCCGCGAGGGCGACGCGTCGCCCGACGGCCACGGCACCCTCGTCGCCGCGCGCGGTATCGAGATCGGCCACATCTTCCAGCTGGGCCGCAAGTACACCAACGCGTTCGAGCTCGACGCCCTCGGCCCCGACTCGAAGCCGATCCGCATCACGATGGGCTCCTACGGCGTCGGCGTCTCGCGTCTGGTCGCCGTGCTCGCCGAGCAGAACCACGACACCTCCGGCCTCGTGTGGCCGCGCGAGGTGTCGCCGTACGACGTGCACGTGGTCGTCGCGGGCAAGGACGAGACCATCGCGGCGGGTGCGGAGAAGCTCGTCGCCGAGCTCGACGCGGCCGGGGTCGACGTGCTGTTCGACGACCGCAAGGCCACCCCGGGCGTGAAGTTCGCCGACGCGGAGCTGGTGGGCGTGCCCACGATCCTCGTCGTCGGGCGCGGCCTGGCCAATGGGCTGGTCGAGGTCAAGGACCGCCGCACCGGCGAGCGCGAGGAGATCCCGGTCGACTCCGTGGTCGGCCACCTGGTCAAGCTCGTCCGCTCCTGA
- a CDS encoding haloacid dehalogenase-like hydrolase, with the protein MLWDIDHTLVDLTGVGSSWYATALTAMGTELRTHPDYGGRTERAITADILTTHGIEATEENIQRLWSELIAVADEARGTLHEAGRALDGAAAALAAMAGHGAVQTLVTGNLPEISVHKLAAFGLDEHLELEIGGYGSLSAHRPDLVPHAVAAAAAKHGTAFAPGDVVVIGDTPNDVKAALDNGAVAVAVATGHYSAEELAASGAHTVLPDLADLDSVRKAVLG; encoded by the coding sequence GTGCTCTGGGACATCGACCACACGCTCGTGGACCTCACGGGGGTCGGCAGCAGCTGGTACGCCACGGCTCTCACGGCCATGGGCACCGAGCTGCGCACCCACCCCGACTACGGCGGGCGCACCGAGCGCGCGATCACCGCCGACATCCTCACCACGCACGGCATCGAGGCGACCGAGGAGAACATCCAGCGCCTGTGGAGCGAGCTGATCGCCGTGGCCGACGAGGCCCGCGGCACGCTGCACGAAGCCGGCCGGGCGCTCGACGGCGCGGCGGCGGCACTGGCCGCGATGGCCGGCCACGGCGCCGTGCAGACGCTCGTCACCGGCAACCTGCCGGAGATCTCGGTGCACAAGCTCGCCGCGTTCGGCCTCGACGAGCACCTGGAACTGGAGATCGGCGGGTACGGCTCGCTCTCGGCGCACCGGCCCGACCTCGTCCCCCACGCCGTGGCCGCTGCGGCCGCCAAGCACGGCACGGCGTTCGCGCCCGGCGACGTCGTGGTGATCGGCGATACCCCGAACGACGTGAAGGCCGCCCTCGACAACGGTGCCGTCGCGGTAGCCGTCGCCACCGGGCACTACAGCGCCGAAGAGCTCGCGGCCTCGGGTGCCCACACCGTGCTGCCCGATCTCGCCGACCTCGACTCGGTGCGCAAGGCCGTGCTCGGCTGA
- a CDS encoding ABC transporter permease, with product MSAATRRPAGAFALVAVLVGALAAVVLGFLTFGAQASVAPDHVPVAVSAPPPLQGLAHQVASHGGTQLDWRVADPAEARNLLADKEVYGVLELRPGPAATVVLSGAVNPAGTQVAQQVLAGAAQALPGEPRLEMLHPASAAGRIVPLAASALAWLGSLVAGAVLVRLSAGRRVSVPVRLAQVLGSGVLVTGVLVGFAALWDSTLPLTWDVLGFLFLTVTAFAALQAGLLRLLGLRALAILAPLYLVAPAVAGQVPELLNPAYRALLWSWTPFRFSTEGLRSLLQGAPAAPDVTTGVWVLTGLLVVGLALALWPARSRREPPQPQPTERPVEVAAG from the coding sequence ATGTCGGCTGCTACTCGGCGCCCCGCGGGCGCGTTCGCCCTGGTCGCGGTGCTGGTGGGTGCGCTCGCCGCCGTGGTGCTGGGGTTTCTGACCTTCGGGGCGCAGGCCTCCGTCGCGCCCGATCACGTTCCTGTCGCCGTTTCGGCGCCGCCGCCGCTGCAGGGGCTGGCGCACCAGGTCGCCTCCCACGGCGGCACGCAGCTCGACTGGCGCGTCGCCGACCCGGCCGAGGCCCGGAACCTGTTGGCGGACAAGGAGGTCTACGGGGTCCTGGAGCTTCGTCCTGGCCCCGCCGCCACCGTCGTGCTCTCCGGTGCGGTGAACCCGGCGGGCACGCAGGTGGCGCAGCAGGTCCTCGCGGGCGCCGCTCAGGCGCTGCCCGGCGAGCCGCGGCTCGAGATGCTGCACCCGGCGAGCGCCGCGGGCCGGATCGTGCCGCTGGCCGCCAGCGCGCTCGCCTGGCTGGGCTCGCTCGTCGCCGGTGCCGTGCTGGTGCGGCTCAGCGCCGGCCGTCGCGTGAGCGTTCCGGTCCGCCTGGCGCAGGTGCTGGGCAGCGGCGTGCTGGTGACGGGTGTGCTGGTGGGCTTCGCCGCGCTGTGGGACTCCACGCTGCCGCTGACCTGGGACGTGCTCGGCTTCCTGTTCCTCACGGTCACCGCGTTCGCCGCGCTGCAGGCCGGTCTGCTGCGGCTGCTCGGCCTGCGCGCGCTCGCCATCCTGGCGCCGCTGTACCTCGTGGCGCCCGCGGTGGCCGGGCAGGTGCCCGAACTGCTCAACCCGGCCTACCGCGCGCTGCTGTGGTCGTGGACGCCGTTCCGCTTCTCGACCGAAGGCCTGCGCAGCCTCCTGCAGGGCGCGCCGGCCGCTCCGGACGTGACGACGGGCGTCTGGGTCCTGACCGGGCTACTCGTGGTCGGCCTGGCGCTGGCCCTATGGCCGGCCCGGTCGCGACGTGAGCCGCCCCAGCCACAGCCCACGGAACGGCCCGTCGAGGTCGCAGCCGGCTGA
- a CDS encoding secondary thiamine-phosphate synthase enzyme YjbQ, whose amino-acid sequence MYSTELEVHTGNTAVVHDLTHEAEKFLRDADATDGLLHVWVPHATAGLAILETGAGSDDDLLAALEDILPRDARWRHRHGSPGHGRDHVLPALVPPYATVPVLGGVLALGTWQSVCLVDTNVDNPVRKVRFSFLCG is encoded by the coding sequence ATGTACTCCACCGAACTCGAGGTGCACACCGGAAACACCGCCGTCGTGCACGACCTGACCCACGAGGCCGAGAAGTTCCTGCGCGACGCCGACGCCACCGACGGCCTGCTGCACGTCTGGGTCCCGCACGCCACGGCCGGTCTCGCGATCCTCGAGACCGGCGCCGGCAGCGACGACGACCTGCTCGCCGCGCTGGAGGACATCCTTCCCCGCGACGCGCGCTGGCGGCACCGCCACGGCAGCCCGGGCCACGGCCGTGACCACGTGCTACCGGCGCTGGTGCCGCCGTACGCGACGGTTCCGGTGCTGGGCGGGGTGCTCGCGCTGGGCACCTGGCAGTCGGTCTGCCTCGTCGACACCAACGTCGACAACCCGGTGCGCAAGGTCCGCTTCAGCTTCTTGTGTGGCTGA
- a CDS encoding response regulator transcription factor yields the protein MRIVIAEDSTILRQGLVELLGLRGHDVVAAVKDAEELRAAVRAHRPDVSVVDIRMPPSHTDEGLRAAIELREELAGCAILLFSQYVETKYAKQLLADQAGAVGYLLKDRVAEVSDFLDALRRVAAGETVLDPEVVRQLFAATGRSGPLAELTAREREVLDLMAQGRSNSAIAGDLFLSAGSVEKYVTSIFAKLGLPPSEGHNRRVLAVLRYLGL from the coding sequence ATGCGGATCGTGATCGCCGAGGACTCGACCATCCTGCGCCAGGGCCTGGTTGAGCTGCTGGGGCTGCGGGGCCACGACGTCGTCGCGGCGGTGAAGGACGCCGAGGAGCTGCGGGCGGCCGTGCGCGCGCACCGGCCCGACGTGTCCGTGGTCGACATCCGCATGCCGCCTTCGCACACCGACGAGGGCCTGCGCGCGGCGATCGAGCTGCGCGAGGAGCTGGCCGGGTGCGCGATCCTGCTGTTCTCGCAGTACGTGGAGACGAAGTACGCGAAGCAGCTGCTCGCCGACCAGGCCGGCGCGGTCGGCTACTTGCTGAAGGACCGCGTCGCCGAGGTGTCCGACTTCCTCGACGCGCTGCGCCGGGTCGCGGCCGGCGAGACGGTGCTGGACCCCGAAGTCGTGCGCCAGCTCTTCGCCGCCACCGGCCGGTCGGGGCCGCTGGCAGAACTGACCGCCCGCGAACGCGAGGTGCTCGACCTGATGGCGCAGGGCCGGTCCAACTCCGCCATCGCCGGCGATTTGTTCCTGTCGGCGGGTTCGGTGGAGAAGTACGTGACGAGCATCTTCGCCAAGCTCGGCCTGCCGCCGTCGGAAGGCCACAACCGCCGGGTGCTGGCGGTGCTCCGCTACCTCGGCCTGTGA
- a CDS encoding sensor domain-containing protein: MTSRAADARAPRRGWWPGPLRQTRAETVWLVVAGVLSPVALVVVLVGLAIGVALSPLGLGLLVLAGVVRGMRLLGGLHRRLAGVLLDAPLRAPAPVALRPGLWHWLVARLGDRHAWRAGAYLVLRVPISFAGFAVAGSLLVFGVAGASYPVLWFFTRDVLPVYNIVSRTWPGTVLWAVGGVIALAAVPWVVHALAVLDRQLGRLLLSGPGLLQRLRFLEETRATALEDAAQRLRRIERDLHDGAQAQLVAMAMKLGLAKEELATDTVDLDQVRTLVAAAHGNAKQALVELRDLARGIHPAALDKGLDVALSTVATSAGMAATVSVRLGHRPPPSLEAVVYFAAAELMTNVAKHSGKPCTVRIDEHDAVLRLTVTDPGPGGAAVVPGGGLAGVAERLRPVDGELTVASPPGGPTVVTAEVPLPR, from the coding sequence ATGACTTCTCGGGCCGCGGACGCACGCGCGCCGCGGCGCGGGTGGTGGCCGGGGCCGCTGCGGCAGACGCGGGCGGAAACGGTGTGGCTGGTGGTGGCCGGGGTGCTGTCTCCGGTCGCGCTCGTCGTCGTGCTCGTCGGGCTCGCGATCGGTGTCGCGTTGAGCCCGCTCGGGCTGGGGCTGCTGGTGCTCGCGGGGGTCGTGCGGGGGATGCGGCTGCTCGGGGGCCTGCACCGGCGGCTGGCGGGCGTGTTGCTCGACGCGCCGCTGCGCGCGCCGGCGCCGGTGGCGCTGCGGCCCGGGTTGTGGCACTGGCTGGTCGCGCGGCTCGGCGACCGGCACGCGTGGCGCGCCGGCGCGTATCTCGTGCTGCGGGTCCCGATCTCGTTCGCCGGGTTCGCCGTGGCCGGGTCGCTCCTGGTGTTCGGCGTCGCGGGGGCGAGCTACCCGGTGTTGTGGTTCTTCACGCGCGACGTGCTGCCGGTCTACAACATCGTCAGCCGCACGTGGCCGGGCACGGTGCTGTGGGCGGTCGGCGGCGTGATCGCGCTGGCCGCCGTGCCGTGGGTCGTGCACGCGCTGGCGGTCCTCGACCGGCAGCTCGGGCGGCTGCTGCTGTCCGGGCCCGGGTTGCTGCAGCGCCTGCGGTTCCTGGAGGAGACGCGGGCGACGGCGCTCGAAGACGCGGCGCAGCGGTTGCGGCGCATCGAACGCGACCTGCACGACGGGGCCCAGGCGCAGCTCGTCGCGATGGCGATGAAACTGGGGCTGGCGAAGGAAGAGCTGGCCACGGATACCGTCGACCTCGACCAGGTACGCACGCTCGTCGCAGCCGCGCACGGCAACGCCAAGCAGGCGCTGGTCGAGCTGCGCGACCTCGCGCGTGGCATCCACCCGGCGGCGCTGGACAAGGGTCTCGACGTCGCACTGTCCACTGTGGCCACTTCTGCCGGGATGGCGGCGACGGTGTCCGTGCGGCTGGGCCACCGGCCGCCGCCGTCGCTGGAGGCCGTGGTGTACTTCGCCGCTGCGGAGCTGATGACGAACGTGGCGAAGCACTCCGGAAAGCCTTGCACCGTCCGGATCGACGAGCACGACGCCGTGCTGCGGCTGACCGTCACCGATCCCGGCCCCGGCGGCGCGGCAGTGGTACCCGGCGGCGGGCTGGCCGGGGTCGCGGAGCGGCTGCGGCCGGTGGACGGCGAGCTGACCGTGGCGAGCCCGCCCGGCGGCCCGACCGTGGTCACGGCCGAGGTCCCGCTGCCTCGCTAG